The Topomyia yanbarensis strain Yona2022 chromosome 3, ASM3024719v1, whole genome shotgun sequence nucleotide sequence CATAGGTATTTGCTTTGCTATCGGTCACGGCATGCTAAGTTAcactttttttttgcaaatccaTTAAACCATTCGAACACCGCTTGTCACCACAAGTAttagtcacatttttttttcgtgtggcGCCTCTTTTTAGCACTGCAAAGATTGATGAAAGTTTCAGGGAGCGTTGGTTCCATAAATCAACAAACTGCTGACGATTTCAATGCCAGCTCAATTGTTCAATTTCAGTCACTCATAACAGTAGGCGCTAGTTCAATTCAATCACAGGTTTCAATGCTCCCTCCTACCATAAACCATGCACTCAAAGCGAATCGGTTGAATTTAGAATGACTTCAGAGTTTTGGATTGTGATCGGTTCTGAGATGCAATAATTAAAGGGTGAACTAAGCAAACTTGCCTGAGTCAGTTACCTGACACGGTGACCTCGTCATTGATCCGTATAAGCTATAACTGGGTAAATTATTTTTCGCGCGAAAAGTCATTATGTatgcaaaacaaaaaacaacatttttcctacaaattttgcacagttgtcaGTAAAAAGCGATATTGTGGTTgtgactaggggcagatcactatagaaatgtataataaatttgcatcaaattagataATTTCgctaattttcaaaaatgcatcacaagttaTCTGCTTCTAGGGTTGTGAGCAAAAAGGCTGTGTCGCCAAAATTCAACCGAAACTGTTATGTTTTCGATCCAATTTTTTGGAACTGTTACGAGAATATTGTTTGATTCGTAATCTTTCGTAATCTTTCCTTATTATGACGACGCGCCACGCCGccgacgcacagaggagtaactggtgTCAAATACTggccaaaaatatttgttgctGCTATTGCTTTTATGATGCCTGATGtgaacaaaaaatagacaatgggccctattctcacagtcacgtcacctagtgactagaacaaaatttactctagtcactaggtgacatgactgtgagaatagggcccaataACTAGTtcttggaacaatttggcatttacaggggcggcgaaacactttacgcccgagtgggtagaaagcatagggtgaggggtccaatagtttcccttttcgcaatgcgcacgcttacattacattcacattaaatcacgttcgtttatgcaaatggaattgtggtacatcgatgttttcaaatgtgtgtagtgcgagatacatgcgttgcgcatctaaattttttgaaatggttcaaaatttcgagtgggtaattacttACTCGGTTatattcgagtgggtagtactacccatactacccacgctttccgccggccctggacatttatccacctaccagtgcagaggtcaattttctatatcctttcgaaaaCTAGTAATTTCGagatgatctttgtgaatacatttgtttctccagttgcacaaacagttgatcagtggaaaagggacgcctgtgcatattttcataaagattcatttaaaaaaaaacatttcatttgacactacagcatttcggtgtacctcaaattactaaaaatttcaatattttcaaatcgcttggaatttgtagatcggacaagatcggaagagttcaaACGTTTTTCGGATAGCTGgaattttttatcattcaagtttggaataaaatatATAACAAACGTAtattttaaagttggtgcaatgcgCTGCAACACTAATATTTTCAGTCGGTTTTAGCCTAAAGTTATACAAATGGCTGTGTTCAACTacatttgtaataatattgtcttacttaatacagtcatcatcactacaAAACGATATTGTTGGATATAtaattaaaatgattaaaaacccccTTAAAATATCGCCAATTttcatccatgcaaaaaatctgtaacaatttttgacatactcctaattttgccacgttattcAGCAGGattttaggtatgtaaaaaaatataacgaaggagaaaatcaaaaaaaaaatattttggttattgacCAGGAATTTGTTCCAGTTACTCCACTGTGCGACGCCGATGATTTTCACACGCCACAAATTGACTCTTGattcatagaattttcaagcaagccATTGGATGATGCCGAGTGCCccagaataagattttaatccaccgtaacctgaactctttttataccactggtgagtaaaacggttcgggaatgtacaaatgattcgatttcaaatgaattttactcaaaaataaacaataaactacATTGTGACTAATATTTTGATGACCATTTGTTGAATTTTCAGCTAGTTGTTATAGTGATATCTAAAGAAAGTTTTAAGCGCATCCTCAAATTTAGCAAATGATCTTAAATTTAGGATTTTGTGGATGTGTAGATTGAAACcttcaaaacagtaaaattcgtcTTACTATCACAATTACAATCAAATtcgaatattttacattttttttttaatttggactgaaattttcagaaaaagagGTATGGAACATACGTATTTACTaaaaattacgttcattgaatcgttgacttaaacattttaacttttttcgagcatccagtttttccagttttttttttcaagaaaggtctgttttttttgaaaaaatgttggcaacgctgcACGCAACCGTATAGTAAATTCGCTTGTAAAAGTGTTAGTTAATTTTGCTTGGTTGTCTCATGTCTCATTGGTGTTTGTACGAACTACTGTCATCACACACAGCGATGCTGTTTTGTCTGCAAATGACTTAAGCGAAATTTACACCAATCCGATCCGTTTCAGTGCCGTGCACGGacaccaatattctttcatGCAATCCAAATGCGAATATTGGCGGCCGTGCACGGTACTGAACCGTCACTGAATCGGATCGGAAAGGTGTAAATTTGGCTTTAATTTCAAACAAGCTGTGCTGATGTACACATTTAACCTGTACGCAAGTATATGTGTAAGTTACGCGGTGAGTTTTACTCATAGCACAGCAAATGGTccatcccagtcaaaaagggcaagtttctggctagcggggggctattttccaactcggatgcgctaattgccctacaatttgccagcaatttgctggcaattaggggctATTTTCTaagcaacatttgggcgatttgccgccgtcattttttgccgctctacccgcccttaaatcgcccctaaatcgcccagggaacgcaccatttaatcgcccttaattgcctgatatgaaaattaaaaataataattattttcggattcactatctactcacataaatttatcggtacactaggtaatcaccaccagactataggaagaatcgatggtgaCATTCGTAtagcacaccaaaacttaccacaatctgactttcatttagactcGGAGATCTtattccactatacttacacacgattccacaatttttcacattcgttggctaaattaagtgcactaaacaaacaaaatacaagcgggaacacgccaattgtttaaaaaaaaaacaattttaaacttaagccaaacatgaaccgccatgtttgaaaaacgcaaaaaaaaaaaacaaccaagtccatttcagccgccagaaaatttgtctaagtattgaaattgcctttaaatcgcattcgcaaattgcatttgttcctaggggaaattagcacaggcgagttgagtcaaacgtcaaactttttaaatcgcctgaccatgttcgtccgcatttttttgacagggatatGGCAACGCTCTCtcatgtcgttttcgattgagagcCTAGACACTAgcccaggttagttgcttcaaacaaacgtttttaatggaactgagttgggttctcgcaaaacaacggtggtgtgagcgaacccgaaatatatttcaggttggaacccaactcggttttcagttcagcggcgcataacctaggttcgaaactggcttcaaacaaacagtttgacagCAGTTAAGTTCGAAACTGAGCTAGTTTCtgcctcaagcaaaaacgacatcaGTTATCGATGCAGTGAACATAATCAAagatgtcaaatggtcctaagtgctaatgtgagcctctctttgtttactttctcttttgattattacggcgtcatcttAAAACCTTTCAATATTCTTTCacgatatatcgaaaaactctgatttcgactagcttattctgctaagagttgagtaacaaatgtaaacaaagagaaactgtcatttgcacttaggaccatttgacatgtttggctagatatGGTTTGCGCTTGAATTAATTTTCGATGGACGTTCAACAGGATGCTGGAGTGCACTAGAATGATATTTCCGAAGAGAAGTGTAcactagacctctccacattttgaaaaagttttgaaatatacatgggtcagctcaggtttttgttctaggtgtgaatttaagaacttttgccaaaaatggcttaatttggacatgatttagaggtgtctccaatcaaaatcgtgtttttgctatgtttccataggaaaatcatttaaactctgatttaataggccctacatgcccacatatcatcaaaagttgttccttagacatatcttaacatgttttaatatGTGAACATacctctaatcgcaatagagtATTTGTTACCTGGATTTTTATACAGAAAAGAATataaaaaccaagaaaaaataataCCATTTTCTTTTGTACACTGTACACGACTCAAATGATCaaatccatatcaacttttgaataggccTAATAagataaaacttttgttttgttgatttctctttatttgttataatttcaactcagaaaacatttgaaattgattctaccaagggtaaagatgttgactcgtgtgtatttttcatgaaattcaactcggcagcggaataatgagcaaaataagtttgtttacaaaaatctcattagcccttttgaaaaattaatatcGAAATGACACTTCTGCTCGAAAGAACAAAgccatttcatcatcagcacaaCCATTTTAAAggggctctcaatgttactagTCTGCAGAGAGCTGCTACTGCTGCGAAATACAAAAATGATGAACATAAATCCTATCTAGAACCCACGAAACACTGGTACATTTAGGTAGAATGAAGCGAGCTATGCCAaaggatgccattatgccagatttatctggcacagccagagaTTTTTGCTGCTTTCAGACAAACAGACAAATTTCTCATACTGCCAGGTTTTTTAAGTTTTAGAAGCTGCTACAtaaatattttggaaatttgggttaTAATGtctaaaaaatttaataaaatcgaTTTATGTACATTCTATGAAAACTaaaatgtatgccaaatttcgatgactgtgaggtcgctgtcaagtgccagattttgccagacatttttagttgaattgccagattttctttgtaaaatagtggcaaccctggctATGACATCGGCGTAATTGAAATAAGTTCCAAGAGTAtgtgtgaatatttttaaaGCCCGAGTGGCGTGCACATACGAATGCACATGTACACGGGTGAAGGCGCCCTTTGCATGTGTATTAGTGCAGGTTTATTTTAAAACCAACACTCTGATAACTTCAAATTCATCAATAGAAGTTCAATAGTGGGTTTGTGCAGTTAACTAGGGTGTAATCGTAGCATAATGCTTTTTAACCCTGACCAATAACGCTTTATACGCATTATACCAGTTATAATGCATATTTCACACCAGAATCATGCTTCCTTGCATGTAAATCACACGTGTCGCGTTTTGGGTATATTGTCTTTGCGAAACTATCCCCTAATACAATATAAAACTTCTATGTGAAACTTTCCATTACCAATCTTCGTACCAGTCGGTTCTCATGCTAAAGAGAAACACGTCTGTCGTCAACGTGAGACATGTtagtagacttgagcgattcgtagtaactctGCCTGAGCTTGATTCCTGCCAGCAGAAAACAAAAGATTAGTGTGctagattttaaacctatttctaatgaccctgccacttctagttttccgatctgtatattacACATCCTTGCtgtcacttgagtactatggctctaaaatttttataactttcccTCTACATGGTAATCCCTAgataattaaatgtcgttataaagtaaaaaaaaatgtaattataTATTTGCCAAATATATTCGATTTTAGTCTTTCTATggtaagacaagacaagacatgTGTCGTAATACTATTTGAAGCTAGGCGTCGGAAGTTAACTCACGTCAGGTCATATCTTCGATTTTGACTGTTACTTAGTAAGCCAGATTTACaaatatttatgtattttatagACTTTTGATAGTCTTTTACAGACATGCTTACTTTCTTACTTCTTGCACTAATTGTTATTAATTTCCTCTCCGATGGTGCTAACAGTTGACTGTGTTAGGGGGTGTTAGATGCTATTTTTGCAATTGTCATTATGACCTGCACAGCTGTCACATATTTGGCTACTGTCTGTTCAGGTATTCGCATTGAAATCTCTACTCTGGATTAGCTTGCTGTAGATTAGCGGGCAATCGACTGAGATGCTTTCTCCACTGTGTGTTCCGCGCAAGCTCctgtgctgtctgattacaggACATGGCCTGATTTGTGCAATATTAGTTTCGCCAATTTAGAGTTCTACAGTCAAAAAGGAGGTAATAGGTAAAGGTATCTGGTGTAACGGAATCTTCTTCTCTGTATTGCGACATTTTGCAATTAGTTTAGAAGCCGTACGCGGTGTAAGGTCATATAGTCTCACCCCTATATTGTTattttccatatacacgggaatcttaaatCCAACACTATCACTTTCAGTCACGTGCTTTAGGTCGTTCTACTAAACGAATCTTTCTGCTTTGCCTAATGGATTGATATCAGCATTGCATTACGCATGTGATGATACTGAATATAGACGTCTTACATAAGCCTTAGTACCACTTTCGCCTTCAGACAATATTTCAATTCACGAAATTTCCTTCGTTCACACTAGATAAAGGGACTGATAGTTATCGTTCATTTTACACGATTGTAGGTCAGACTCTAACAGAAGTAGAAAATAGACTGAACTCCAGgtcttgttgaatttattttagcAATCACAAATTGAACtctgttaaaaaaaataatttcattatATAAGCCACTCCTGGATGAATTCAACTCTattataccacagagaacagacatataagctagaacaaactttcccgaaaaacctgtgtaaacatctatttcgtattttcatttaaatatttacacaggtttttcgggaaagtttgttctagcttatatgtttGTTATCTGTGATACTAATTATCTTCTAGGAGAGAGATACGAAGAGAAATGCAGAAAATAAGGCAACCTTCAATTCCATTGTTAAAATCTTGCAGTGCTGCCAAAAATAGGTAGATTGGCTCAGCTGGCTCGCTCTGTGCATATCTCTCCCCGGAGGATAACTTGTTTATaccagccccctggcaaccctataccatcatatggagtttgacagcgatcgacatatatggggcgttatagctataaagccccaaacaaagaattatgttcggcactatgctcgatattcaagcattccacacgacgttttgcatcttgtgggatgatttaatatcatatcattcagaaaatcgatattttgtaactaaatacagcttctaatcatttggttcaaaatcaatgttttgcctttcatggcagtgatgctggctgtacagagacgtcgtccttgacagggggctggtttaTACGGCTGCATCAAACAAACGATTACAAAACTGAGCTTTGTGTTTACTTCAATCAATGGTGGTAAATCAGAATtataaacactcatagtaatagactcgcggatgaaaaaaaaccgcaaaactggcaactgaaaaaacaagcatgttaaattggcatcacccaaaaatgtACAAGCTCGAACGTGCTCGACTATATTCGATCATCTGTgtttatcaaaataatttttcaagatattcaatatatgaatcaaaagagaagttatacGTTTGATACTCTGATACAAGACTTTGATACAAGAAATAAaggaatgcaaaaaaaatatcaaatttcttcaaaaactcaaAGTAGATGAAAATGAGCATAAGTAAAATGCTGTTTATGCGGTTAGGCAGAACacaataaatatctttctaaaGAACATTAGGCTGAGCACGCTGACAAATTCGACATaaattgacttttactgtgagccgtatttacaaacattgcttcacagcGTAATGGCAATGTTGGTATACACGGCTCACAGCAAACTTCATTTTATGTCGACTTATCAGTCCACTTCGTCAGCCTGCACAGCCTAGTTGTAAAACACTCATACGGACATGAAAAGTAAAGCCTCATGTGAATAACAAAatgcattttgaaataaaatcgcaatacttgttctgcttgtttgcattgtatgacgtcatgctcgtttgACTCCCCATTTTGACAGATTGTCTGACAAAAGTAACTTCGccggtctattactatgagtgtctataaTAAGAACTCGATATTGAATTCAGATACGAACACAacacgattttatttttatgttggtaccttaaccctttcatgcccaactttttctcTAGCGCGTATaggatttcaacattatttttgcttaaggactacttcccttgcagtgcttgaagctgttcaatttttaccttccgatgCTCAATGAAATTTTCCTGTAATATTTGAAATAGTCTAAATGCATggaaaagatagtcgaagaCAGTCTCAATTCATAGGtcttatcaattttcaataatattgccagatatcaaaaatatattaaaatttcgCTAACTAATAATAACCCTGGCACTGCTCCTGCGGAAGCCTATGaaactaatgtcgttttcgcttgaggcagaaactaactcagtttcggaactatatgctgtcaaaccgtttgtttgaagctagtttcgaacctaggttatgctccactgaactgaaaaccgagttgggttccaacctgaaatatatttcgggttcgctcacactaccgctgttttgcgagaacccaactcagttccattaaaacgtttgtttgaagcaactaacctgggttagtgtctaggttctcaatcgaaaacgacataataGCAATAATGTTAGTTCTGTGAATAATACTTCTAATTATACgcgttcaaatgaaaggtgataGTCTCAGTTACTAGCCTTACTTATTTtggtgagcaaatcttgcctaaaacaatgctgtttaaaaacgttgttgtttataaacaacatgggcatgaaggggttaatatTTGAAATGATCGATCGATTCTGCTCCTCTGAATTTTATTTGTATAAGATTAAACCTTAGTATCAATTTAGGTATTTCTTCTACTTATTATTAGAAATTGTACGACTTACACCGTTTTGGATTCACATTCCACAAGCaaccaatttttcttgtcagcCACTGTAATAGCAAACatggaaaaactgcaaaaaaaccttagggaccattcataaattacgtaacgcaaaaattgcccaaaattgacccccccctccccctatgtaacaaattgtcacaaatttttccatccccccctcccctgttacgtaacaaattccaagaaaaattttttttttcttcgatgaaaacatgttacgtaacgatctagttaacaccccctcccccctatgtcacaacttgtcacaacttgtcgtaccccctccccccctaaaagcgttacgtaatttatgaatggtcccttagccAGGATTAGCCAACAGCCCTCTTGATACCAGCTTCGAATTCTTCAAAAGTTCAATAGAACTCTGTCGCTTCTCGAAAGAAATTGCCAtacttttaagatttttaaccCATTCCAGTGTGTAGCATgtaagtttcgtgaaaaagtagTAGATCCATTCGCAACTAATATAAGCCTAAACAAGCTTGAAGTAACTACCAAGTGATCATACAAACATAATACAAACTGATTGCCATATTTGTaggagaaaaaaaactatagtAAAAAGTAAAACAGAATGAAAAACTAATTCGTTCGAGGCATAGGTTCTCTGATAATAGAAGTGCATTTGTTATCTTTTTCTGTAACCTACTGAACATGATCGTAGTTAACTCGCAAATGAATCTCCGTTACAGAGAATTTTGATTCGAATTCAAATCTGACACACTCGAACGAATCGACGACAATATATCTCACAATATCCTCATGCTAAGCGCTATTTATAACACTAGCTAATAAGCTTTGGTAGGACAAGAAAGACGAAATATGTACATAGACGCAAGAACATAGATCAGTGATATATACTTTACAGCGAGAAACACAGAGCGCCATGATGACGGAATAATTCCAAAGCTAGTTGCTTGGCTAGTTTGGCTTCTTCATTTCTATAGACAGCTTCGAAAATCCTGTTCCCAAGTAGCAATAAGTCTATTTGCCCTTTGGGGATAAAAGttgatttgaatttctgtaggaGACCCACTTATATTTAAGGTTCTAAAGAAGTTCTTATCACATTACACCAATGTCGGTCATCGGCAAATCATCACAAtggtaagaaaaatatttttttgcgcttaaataggattttagcaaatgtttctTTCTTTCAGAAATCTCTTGGAGTACTTTTCACTCTAGCGGTTGTCGCCGTTTCGGAAGGAGCGCTGCTTCATCTGTTGTCCGCTGGATTGGCTTTAAAGACGCACGTTCTCACTGCGAAAAGCCTGAAACCAGCCGTACcagttaaactgaaactgtaCGCTCCATCTCACCCGTACCCACCTGCGATCAAACCACCTAGTCACTATGGAGTTCCTATTATCATTCCACCGCTGCCTCCAATAACTACTACAATACCACCGCCTACTACAACACAACCACCACCACCTCCACCTACTACTACGCATCCTCCACCACCACCGCCTACTACTACACAACCTCCaccgccaccaccaccaccgacAACAACAACTACTCCTGCACCTCCGCCGGAAACAACCCTTCCACCGTACATTCCTCATGAAATCTACGGCATTCCAGTAACACTACCAGCAATCGAACCTCCGACCGAGGAACCACCACACAATCCGGAGGACTGTCCGCTCACCGTTCTACAGGAGAACTTGTACAATCTGGAAAATACCTTCGGTGAAAACCCAACCAGCCAAGTCGTAGTGTACCCAGCCATTCCAGCCAATCCGTCATCTCCCGTACAGGAAACCTATTGGCAAACCGTAATCAATCCGGCTTCACCGGCGGTGGAGGATCCCAATCCGTCGATAGTCGGACAGAGCTGGGAAGAACCGGCACCCAATCCACCGATAGTCGGCCAGAGCTGGGAAGATCCGGCTCCCAATCCGCCGATAGTCGGACAGAGCTGGCAAGAACCGGTCCAACCGGAACAAGCAGCTCCGTACCCTCCGAGCTTGAGCGTTCCCGCTGTGGAAGATCCCACGCTAATCGGTGATTTCAATCACATTGGAGAAGCCTGGTCTCCTCCAAATGTACCGGTTGTACCCGCACTACAGTATGGGGCACCTTATTGATAACGCGCTGATAGTGAGTTAGATAGTGAGGAacaaggaaaaataaaaataatgaaaattaatgaCAGTTGATCCTATAGTCTGTTgtctgttttttttattgattagtTTATGCTATATTATTATTTGTACACGATAGATGGCGATGGCCCAGATGCTTAGGTGTCTTCAACAATGTTTCATGAAACTTAATTGCGCATCTAAAACGGATGGCACATTCACTTTTCTTAAAGGGATACTTCCATATTAAAAATCGGCTGTATATTACAGTGTTTATTTGGTCTTCTGCTCTCTTGCAAAACAGTTATTTTGGAGTAACTTTGATGAAGATACCATTTATCGATATATTTAATCTGCGCGAAATCAAAGATTCAGGTTTTCTAAATGCGATGGTTTTCCACCACTTAGAAAGTATCAAACTCCAACAGACTACATAACTAATCAGAACACACGAATCTATCGACTTGAAGATAGAAGCCCCATTTAATCCTCCTAGTGACTGGAATGAAACGTTTCTGATACTTAACGATGTTTGCTCAGTCaatagtttgcagaactcatggaataaaatgaataaattatagaaaatcaattaaatgcttgaaattacaaaattacaaggaaaaaaaaatgcaaaatcgtataaatatttaaagaattaaatgaacatcgtgaaataaatgaaacaaaagaatCGTGTACAATAATAATACACAAATCGAATAAAGAGAATAAAAAGTACAAAATGAAGTAAATgatggaaatcaataaaatgaacaaaaaataaatgatccgaagaaaatggaaaaaattataaaataaaataaaacttaatccataaaaatgaaatgaaaacagTGACTAGTATTAAGTtgatggataaaatgaataacatgCATACAAGGAATAAACTGAACAGAATGAATCtaaagaataaaattaataaaatcaataaaatgaactaaacgaataaaatgaaaagaagaaggcgaatcaaatatttcaaataaatgaaattaaaaatatataaaattagcAAACTAAGCAAAGTGCAAAAAGtgaacaaaaaagcaaaaaatgaatttttcaacaaGATTTAAACAATGAGCAAAATAACgtacatgaataaaacaatGAAGTTCACAAAGTTTTGATATATTTGTGAAACACTGTtattgtgccttgcaggataatcgctcgatatgcgattatatgaaagctcaattgagataggcgcgtgacagccgcctatataaatgtataggcagctttttccttgaagctttcgaaaagcacacagctggcagaaaaataaagctccactgaaatctgcttgcggagcaactgcggctatatttgatgcgcctttcagacgcccgcaatgttagattttattataagcgcgacaatattgtgccttgcaggataatcgctcgatatgcgattatatgaaagctcaattgagataggcgcgtgacagccgcctatataaatgtataggcagctttttccttgaagctttcgaaaagcacacagctggcagaaaaataaagctccactgaaatctgcttgcggagcaactgcggctatatttgatgcgcctttcagacgcccgcaatgttagattttattataagcgcgacaatatTTGAAGGTCTAAGTCTATGTCTATGTCGGCCAGAGCTGGGAAGATCCGGCTCCCAATCCGCCGATAGTCGGACAGAGCTGGCAAGAACCGGTCCAACCGGAACAAGCAGCTCCGTACCCTCCGAGCTTGAGCGTTCCCGCTGTGGAAGATCCCACGCTAATCGGTGATTTCAATCACATTGGAGAAGCCTGGTCTCCTCCAAATGTACCGGTTGTACCCGCACTACAGTATGGGGCACCTTATTGATAACGCGCTGATAGTGAGTTAGATAGTGAGGAacaaggaaaaataaaaataatgaaaattaatgaCAGTTGATCCTATAGTCTGTTgtctgttttttttattgattagtTTATGCTATATTATTATTTGTACACGATAGATGGCGATGGCCCAGATGCTTAGGTGTCTTCAACAATGTTTCATGAAACTTAATTGCGCATCTAAAACGGATGGCACATTCACTGTTCTTAAAGGGATACTTCCATATTAAAAATCGGCTGTATATTACAGTGTTTATTCGGTCTTCTGCTCTCTTGCAAAACAGTTATTTTGGAG carries:
- the LOC131688288 gene encoding uncharacterized protein LOC131688288, translating into MIKSLGVLFTLAVVAVSEGALLHLLSAGLALKTHVLTAKSLKPAVPVKLKLYAPSHPYPPAIKPPSHYGVPIIIPPLPPITTTIPPPTTTQPPPPPPTTTHPPPPPPTTTQPPPPPPPPTTTTTPAPPPETTLPPYIPHEIYGIPVTLPAIEPPTEEPPHNPEDCPLTVLQENLYNLENTFGENPTSQVVVYPAIPANPSSPVQETYWQTVINPASPAVEDPNPSIVGQSWEEPAPNPPIVGQSWEDPAPNPPIVGQSWQEPVQPEQAAPYPPSLSVPAVEDPTLIGDFNHIGEAWSPPNVPSWEDPAPNPPIVGQSWQEPVQPEQAAPYPPSLSVPAVEDPTLIGDFNHIGEAWSPPNVPVVPALQYGAPY